A genomic window from Halomonas sp. LR3S48 includes:
- a CDS encoding ABC transporter ATP-binding protein, with amino-acid sequence MSDSATAKKEELMQRTASGKVMLACRDLARIYHEGPQDVTVLDGLSLEVRAGERVAVVGSSGSGKTTLLNLLGGLDRPTRGEVAIAGESLLDLGEAALGKFRNRHIGFVYQFHHLLAEFTALENAALPLIIRGQRKKVAEVRARDLLDKVGIGHRADHKPGELSGGERQRVAIARALVTDPSLVLMDEPTGNLDQSTAASILALMDELARTTECAFVVVTHDPSLAAHQDRVMRLDGGRLTEQS; translated from the coding sequence CTGCCGCGATCTGGCTCGGATCTATCACGAGGGTCCCCAGGACGTTACCGTGCTCGACGGGCTTTCCCTCGAGGTGCGTGCCGGTGAGCGGGTCGCCGTGGTAGGCAGTTCAGGGTCGGGCAAGACCACGCTGCTCAATCTGCTGGGAGGGTTGGACCGTCCCACGCGCGGCGAGGTAGCGATCGCCGGCGAGTCCTTGCTCGACCTGGGCGAGGCGGCGCTGGGCAAGTTCCGCAATCGCCATATCGGCTTCGTCTACCAGTTCCACCACCTGCTCGCCGAATTCACGGCACTGGAGAACGCTGCGCTGCCGTTGATCATTCGTGGCCAGCGCAAGAAGGTGGCCGAGGTACGGGCTCGCGATCTGCTGGACAAGGTGGGCATCGGGCACCGGGCCGACCATAAGCCAGGCGAACTCTCGGGCGGCGAGCGCCAGCGTGTGGCTATTGCCCGGGCGCTGGTCACCGACCCCAGCCTGGTGCTCATGGACGAGCCGACCGGCAATCTCGACCAGAGTACCGCGGCCAGCATCCTGGCTTTGATGGACGAGCTGGCCCGCACCACAGAATGCGCCTTCGTCGTGGTGACCCACGACCCCTCGCTTGCCGCTCATCAGGATCGGGTGATGCGTTTGGATGGGGGGCGTCTCACCGAGCAGTCCTGA